The Astatotilapia calliptera chromosome 19, fAstCal1.2, whole genome shotgun sequence DNA segment AAAAACAGAGGAAACGGGTCCAGAAATTGTTGAATAATAAAGCATAATTTAAGATTTGTCAACGTAGAAGATTTGATGATCAACTGTATCAGTGGCTGAGCTAAGATCCAGCAAAACAAGACATCAACAGTCACCCGTATCTACAGCTATCAGAATTTGAGACTTTAAGGAGCTGTTTCTGTGGACTGTAACATCCTGAAACCAAAGTTATCTGGAATATCGGGCTTCTCTAACACCTTGTCTCAGCaaatttttcaaatattttagcaATGAAAGGAAGTTTTAAAGAGGTCTATAACTTGTGTGTATTGCTGTTTGGATAACCCCCTGTTTAAAGCACTTGGGGGGACAGTCTTGCATCAAAGAGCAATTTATGAGTGTGACCACAGAAACCCCAACAGAGTCAAAAACTTGGGGTTTTATGGTTGTGGGTAAGTGGTTGTGGGTAAGTTGAGGATTTTATTTCAGATATAGCCACTATAGAAATTGGGTGAAAAGATTCCATATTTTGGGATGTGGGAGATTGCAATTGAAGCGGCAAAATGTTAACGTTACTGCAGTCCTTATTTGAGAAAACTGGTGTTCGTGGTTTTGTAGGAGGAACTAGCTCATAGTTGGTTATCATCAGATTGATAATAACTAATGCAAAGTGTTCCAAGGTATGACTTTTGTCCGTGTGCAAACAAAGTGTCATCCTGTTTTGTGTCAACTGTGGATAAAGTTGTTAGAGAGGGTCACAGGAGCATCCATGCTTGCAGGACTTCTACTCCTATTGTTTAGATTTGAATATCCTTAACCAATTAGATAAGGGAAGGCAGCTTTTCCACTCTTGTTCTAAAGTTGTTGTTCACTCTGTTGTACTGTGTATGATGTTCTCCAGTGAGTTTTCACAAGctatcatttttctttgttcccAGGGCAATAAATGTCTTCATCAGCGCAAACCGGCTCATCCACCAAACCAACCTCATACTGCAGACCTTCAAAACCGTGGCCTAGCCCCACACCTCACCCCGACCCCACCCAAGAGACCACAGAGCCCCCTTCTCATTGTCCCTTGGGGAACAACTGCTAAAATGGCAGAGGCTTGAAGAGCACCTCACCCATATATGTAAATTAGAGTTGATTTTTTAGGGTTGGGGTCGATGTCATTGGAGTCGAGATTCTAGATTCCAGTTCAAGAGACTGAAAAGtgccatttgttttttttcaatgacGATTTTCCAGTCTTGAAGTGGAACTGAACAGGGGCCCAAAGTCTTGGTTAATTGATTTTATTTGGACAGTTTTAATTTATAACCCAAAACTTGTTTGGGAGGTGGTGAGGCGAGGTGTTCATTAAAGACTAATTGCCATTTTTCTAATATATTCATGTTGATCATTTTACTTTTAGCTTTTCAGTCATGGCTACACATCTGAGACTGCATCCAGTAGGGATTGTTCTCAGTAGTCTATACCAGTTTTCTCTTCTCGCCTCctatttgtgtcatttttgcCACGGGCTGTATGGATTGACAGAAGCACCTGGCTGCAGGTCAAACAGTTGCGAGGAGAGGAAGCAGAGTTGGACATTTGAGAGGCAGATTTCGTTTCTCTTTATTATCAGAAGAAAGAAAGCCAAAAGACTTCCAGCACAGTGTGCGCCTTACCAAGTCCTGTAACATTCCCTCCTCTCAAGAGTGTAATGAAGTGGAGCCAGTCCCTGCTGTTGAGGGATGTAGAGAGAAAAGAGTTCTGTATTTAACTGGTtgcaaatgttcaataaataGTTTCCAAATGATGATGCTTTTTTTATCTGTGTCCgtgtccagtgtgtgtgggGTCAACTTTTCTGTGTGAGTGGGAGAGGATTTGCTTTGCAGTGGCCTGGCCTGAAAAATAGATGTGTGGTCACATTGTTTTATTCAAAAAAGGATTTTACCATTTCAGAACAATGATACTTTGATAACGCTGCCAAATGGTCAGTTTGAAAATGGTTGCAGCTTTCTGtggctctgtttgttttcttttttccccacttgtCAAAACAGGTTTGCcgacatttctttaagtagcctTGAGCCGTTGCTGGAAGAAGATACGAGGGATCGGATTTCTATTAATCTCCTTACTTTCTCAAAAACATTGAACCTATCAgatcaggggtggggaactccaggcctcaagggccggtgtcctgcaggttttagatctcaccctgggtcaacacacctgaatcacatgatcagttcgttaccaggcccctggagaactacaagacatgttgaggtcgtcatttagccatttgaatcagctgtgttggatcaaggacacatctaaaacctgcaggacaccggctctcaaGGCCTGGAGCTAATACTAGAatatcttttttaaatgttggtgaatagaaatataaaaagacaTGAAATGTGAATACaggtaaattattattattattttttaatgtcatcCACCCACAACTGTTAAAAAAAGCTGTTAAACCCCTCAAAAACCAAACCTccacatacatttttaaaactgtccTCTGAATACAAAGAAAATGGCATGCTATGCCACACCGATGGCTTTCGAAAAGAATGAATCGCAATTATCTTTTGTCTTTGTTATACACACTTAAACATTAAATATTACTGGTGGAAAACAAAAGTAATCATTTAGCTTAAATACCTCCAAACCTCAAATAATCATTTGCAGTAGTTACAGAGGAGACTTGTACAACCAGAGGAATACATTCATTCATCcaaccattcattcatttatcaaTTCATCCATTCTTCCCTTATGCTAGAAAATTAACCTTTTACAATGCACCTGATTTgctcacaaaaacaaagagaaaaaagaaaaacaaagattttattttgctgGTTACAGCAAAATGAATGATCACAGtttgtttgattaaaaaaaatagatatataaatcatttttaaaaatacgcaATAGCAGCAACTCATTGCATTTAGGCACATGGACAtgggtcgtgtccaaattcatgggctgcatcctcctgaggacccggcctttgcggtctacgtgggccgggtcctcagaaggtcgggtaggccggaagtaaacggccgtgacattggacggtctagccttcagattagcgtcgccgctgtctcggtggagtttaataaactcagccgtctgctccttgctatctaaaatataacaggacactggcgtaaattctcgactggcTCATACTtatgtttaatcagttttctgtttgacgtttagtcagctgtgtaaaaaccaaggaggagggggattaataaagttttattttatctaatctaatctaataactttaatctcagccaaaccgatttactcacgaacaaacaaaacactgaaaaaagcccaacaataacatttttaggttgtctaagtgacttatatattacgtttaacccgagcagcgaaagtccgcggtgatctgaaaatgatgtgccgggagttgtgccgttctcagccgcatcagtaaccctcgagctcccggctagctatcgagctggtgggtagcagaagcctccgaaaacgtcgaagcacttttgcaaatatgcgatatcttgataaaccgagcagatatttgatgtttacacagctactttctcgcctgaaaatatgttaaaaggttattttgtgacccagaaagattagtatgagtaattttaaaacttagtagtggccgccattgttggaaactggagtttggctgggccgcgctatgaattctgggatatggtaggccacgaaggacacacccaacccatccttcaaattcggggaaaaggaggacgcatttgtcggctacattcggaggagtctacgaatttggacagccttcggcgcgtcgctgtctacaaatgcggcctcaggaggatgcagcccatgaatttggacacgaccatggTCAAGACAACTCCCTGAAGTCAAAACAGTATTTGAATGGTGAACAAAGGTGTTTTTAGTGAACGtgtcatggttgttggtgccaatctGGCTGTTCGGAGTATTTCACAAAATGCTTATTTACTTTTCTCACACAACCGTCTCTAGTTATTGAATGTAAATTATGTAATGAATGTAAAGGCTGGAATGCGAGTACGGGTCTAAGATATCATTTTCAAACTGTGATGGTTCATACCAATAACAGCATGAGCCTTTCATTTTGGGGAAAACTGGGTCAAGGTCACAACaaatgataaaatatataagaatTTTATATTACCAACATTATCCTTAGACCTTAGGAGGAAGGGCCTCGTCTTTCAAGACCTTGTATTTACATGTTGACTTTACTCTCAAAGTAGTATTTAAACTTTATTCCCTAAGCTCTTTCTATCTAACACATTACAGAGACACTTGGTGTTATTGTCTTGCCAAAGAATACTTGGCATATTGTTGTGACTCGatagggatcaaaccaccaaccttacaATTaataggtgacctgctctacctcctgagctacagccaccccagatAAAAATGCTTTCCCCATCTCTGATTCTTCCAACCTGACAACTGAGCAAATTCTATGGGACGTTATATTGTGGATTTAGTAAATGTTTCTACTCTCTTCAGGTGGCATAGGCAGGACAGTTAAAATATTTGCAGTTCTTCAAGTCAACAGTTTTATATTAAGGACTATTTAAATGGTCACACTCATATCACACAGCATTGGAACCAATGTGTTCTTCAAAACGCTTGTAGTTATTCAAGGTAGGCAATTAAGCCATATTCAGGTAAGTGTAGGGATTTTACTGGCACTTGGTGCAAAATAAGCaaactattcagaaaacaaTGACACAATGAATTCACAAATGCCCCTGATTCAAAGATGCACATTCACGATCTGATTCACTGTGTTTAACAAGTGTCCATCGTAGTGCCTGTACATCTTATCCATTAGTTCTATGTCAAGTTCAACATCCCCACCCTCTTCAACACCTTGTCCACGTTGGGAATGAGTTTTTCCTGAAAGTCCCACAGTCGTTTATCCACATTAAGTTGCTCCAGGGTTAATGATCCCTGTAGAGCCACACGGACATGAATGATCCGACAAACATCTAGTGGAACCTTGTAGCGTTCTCCAAAATTCTTGATCACTTCATGGACTGAAGTCCCCTCCACCATTCTGTGACACAAAACACAAGACAGTTAACTGCTAGGAGTTAAGGGTACACCGATTACTGAAGATCCTGCTCTTTAGGAGTGCCCTGAAGGTTCTTTGAAAGTTTCACAAATCAGTCTTGGGGGACCCTTAGTGAATGTTCCCTGGGTTTTCTGGCAATACCTTAAGGGATGATCTCTGAAAAATTGGCAAAAATAACCCTCAGGTTGTTCGGACATTCTCTAAACTGTGACCTTTAGGAAACCCGTAGGGAGCCTTCCCTCAAGGTTTCTGTTTCCTGGGttcatgtttacattttgtgttAGTTCTGTATGAGCAATATGACATATTTCAAATCTGAAAGTTCAAATGTTAATCAAATTAGATAGGAACAAAATAAGAActtttgttaaatgtgttttgtaCCTGGGACTGTCATTCCAACCAGTTTTGATGTTTCTCATATCTCATATCATGGTTTATCAAGTTCAATAACTAAggtacttatttttttttaacttgcagTCAAATGTATAATTAAGTAAACCGAAGAACTGTATCCTAAATAGAGTAAATCTTCCGTCTGACAAATTCAGCTTACCTTGGCCGAACTATCATCTTGTGTGGATGGTATATGTTTCTGGCGGGGTCCTCCCTGTAGATGTGCTCCAGAATATTAATTCCTGGCACCCCGTTCCACTGAGGCAGGTGAAACCGTCCGCTTGGCTCAAAGTGTTTCTTTGGGAAAATATGATTCTCAATAAGGAACACCCCTGCCTTCAAATTagataaaaacaagtcaaatacAACTTATTGTATGGGATACTGAATTTTTGATGAAATGTATTTTCAAATTTATTACAAGAACAGCCTACATTTGGATGCTGATTTCGGAGCGTGTTCATCAAAGACATCAGGTCATCGTGCTGGTATGGCATTATAATCTCATCAATGTCATTCAACAGGACATAGCGAGAACGCTCCATTGATCTGTAAATGCACTCATTAAGTGTGGTCAGCTGGCCAAAGTAGTGCACGTCTCCTCCATGCTCTGAGTGAAGCCAGCCACGAGATGGATTCAGATGCTTGTCAATGGGCCAAGGAACCATTTCCACAAAGCCCTCGTCGCTGTAACTCTGCAACAGGCGATTGAGCTCTGGACCACAGCTGGTGTTATAGATCACCACTCTGTTCACACCCAGCAACCTGGGacaaaataaatggtaaatggcctgtatttatatagcgctttactagtccctaaggaccccaaagcgctttacatatccagtcatccacccattcacacactggtgatggcaagctacattgtagtcacagccaccctggggcgcactgacagaggcgaggctgccggacactggcgccaccgggccctctgaccaccaccagtaggcaacgggtgaagtgtcttgcccaaggacacaacaaccgagactgtccaagccggggcttgaaccggcaaccttccgattacaaggcaaactcccaactcttgagccacgatcgccccaaaaaTAAGGCAAATTAGTTCATCGTTGTcagcaaacaaaacagattACTAAAAACAATTGTGGTTTATATAGCAAACAGTTGGTCATTTTTCTATCCTTAGTATAATATTTATACTGTGTTATACTATTTATACTGTATTAGCCTGTACCTGTCACAATAGCTTGCAGCTATGTGACTGATAAAatacacagacaaaaaataatattataatcattAAGAGTAGACTGTGGTGTTTCTCAAGTAGGAGGGACACTGTCTATTCCTAACTGGTTCTGAACAGCTGGAAATCCACAGTTTACAGGGCTAAAAATCCATTTTCCTACAGTGTCTGAAAAGACGTACAGCTCCTGCAGAATTTTAAACCGTGCTCCCATAAATATTTAGTGCCAAGTGATAGACTTCTGAGGGGCAAGACACTATCCAACAGTTGTGTCTGTTACTCCAGAAGCAACAGGAGTAACAGACACAACTGTGCAATGTGATACAATCCAGACACTGCATTGAAGAGGAGCCTTTGCAGAGCTTGTTAGGTTTCATTCTGTGTCAGGACCAGCTGCTGTTGCACATTTTTGACTTTGTAGCTTGTGGTGGTGTTGCAGTACTCACTTGTACATCTCCAGAGTCTGTGCAAACTGAAGCACATTGTTGTAGTCACCAAAGAGGTTAGAGATGCAGACTGTGAAGTCAAACTGCATGTTTTCTTCCTTCTGTCCAactgtgtctttgtttcttaTTGGGAGCCATTGATCAGTAGATGGACTCTCTTTGTCTGGTGTAGTCAAGAGAGTGACATGTGTCGCATTGCAGTTCTGAGGAATCTGACACATGACATCCGTAGTGACAAAGGGAAAACCAAAGTTATCTGGATGCTGTAAAATTGTTGCTGGAGTGGTTTTACTCAAATAACCAGTACAGCAGAAAAAGCAGTGAAGGGGTTGAATGGAGTCTCTCCTAAATATGCCAATGATGCGTATATCAAAATCCTTCACTCTTTGGTCCATGTAGGCTGACACCAGTAAGTGCTTGGTATTGTTAAGCGGCGTGATGGTCTGCTCGGATATCCTCATGGAGCAAGCACTTTGCGGCCCAGATGGTTTTGGGATTGAGTTGTATGTGCTGGGCGTTTTCACAGTGAAGACCAAAAAGAGGAAGAGTGCAGTGATGAAGACGAGAACcaacttctttttaaaatgctttaacaGCTCCATCCAGGCAGTGGAGATGAAACCAGTTCCCAACCTGTACCAGAACACAGAATTGTGGTTAGTTTCAAAACTAGCAAAATTTGAACTCTGatgaaaaacctttaaatcttaaaatcttaaaagaaaaaaaaaaaatctagaacTACCAAATGTTCACATTACTTCAACTCAGTGTCTTCTTGCTGCGTAGTCTCAGATTACACAAACAAGgaacaacaattaaaaatatCAATTTATTACAAAGGTTAGACCTAATGATGTTCTCTGGCCAGTGGCTTTTGCTTGGACCCTTTGAAGTATAGAAAAGAGTGTGCTGTCCTTCAGGGACTACTGTGATAAGCTGATAAAGACAATTAAGAGATAGGATAACTGGGGTGAGATCTAGCCTTAATCTGCCTTGGTAGATATTAATGAAGGACACTATCTATGGAAATTTTGGATAGTCATAGCTGGACATCCACAGATGTAATAGATACACTTAAGAGTTCCCATTATAGATATCACTCACTACACCATGGACAATGCCACACACAAAGAGGAAACCTAATTCTTATTGACATACTttatttcactagctgggccaaCATCCTCACTTTaagtttgacagcgttttagtaggtaaaagtgaatgctttgacatgaattgagctgcagtTTGTGGAAGGCCTCAAAGGGGACTGGTGATGGCTCCCAGCTACTATATAGAAGTGAagaaggagggagggtggggcacgaaAACGAGAATGATCggcttgcagaactgggggaacctattTAGATGACAGctggaaggagcgtgtttggagatgtggtcctgctcctgaaattccgatacataatctccaatgcTAAATCTGGAATACTAAATGGTTAAAGAACATTGTTATGCAATAACTGCAAGTTTCCCCTTGAACAGCTGCTACCAAGAAAAGAAGCCTCCTCTGTGTAGCCTGAAAGGTGAAGAGCAAATAAAATCTTTTGTAAAATTCGcatctgcttgttttgtttaattgctTTCTTCCTAATGGAAACTGAAGGAGAACCTTCCTTTGTTGCAAAGAGGATATCATCACTAGTAAATCACACAAGCTTTATAAGACTTccatattttagaaaaaaagcaaacttaTACTATTGAAGGTAATGAGAAATTGTATCTctttaacacctgacctgtccagagggtcagtcaatgagctcgtcaatagcttcaatgctaacatgttaaatgtaatggacactattgcccccattaaggtgaaggttatctctggaaggaaaaagtccccatggagaaactccacactggtgaaaaatgaaaaaagagagtgtaggaaagctgagcgcagatggagaaaaacaaacctccaggttcattatgacatttataaagagaaacttcacaattataatttacaactgaggaatgcaaggaggtcctacttctctgacatcatcactaaaaacagccataatgctcgggtcttattttctacagttgacaggctaacaaaccctcctgtgtcagtggcagctgaacttcattcgaccatggcctgcaatgactttgccaaattcttcactgaaaaaacccaaaaaattagacaagcaattggtacatcaacagcagatccaggatatgtactgtgtccaccaaaaaactgtttaaacaccatgaaacagtttcaccctattaacagcaaagacctggaggacatcttaggtcaactgaactcctcctcctgctgtttagatgtcctgccaacaagttttttcaaaaaggtctcaaaaaggtctcaaagactttagagtcagacctgttacagatcgtcaacttttctttattatcaggtgtgtttccagaatcactaaaaactgctgtaatcaaacctatactgaaaaaggacaatcttgacaagacacaaatgaacaactacaggccgatctcaaatctcccgtttttaagtaagatcattgaaaaagcagtttctcaacagctcagttacttcttaaaacagagtaattgctacgatgccttccagtcaggttttagacagaaccacagcactgaaaccgctctgaccaaagtgttcaatgacatatgtctgaatacagacagtggaaaaatgtcagtcttagttttactggatctcagtgcagcatttgatacagttgaccacaacatattactcaaacgactggagaactggacaggtctttcaggaactgtactaaactggttcaaaacatacgtagaaaacaggaaatactttgtatcaataagtaacttcacatctgagcagacaagtatcacatgtggagttccccaaggttccatcttggaaccccttctgtttaacatctacatgctcccactggcacagattataaacaacaacaaaataaactatcacagctatgcagatgacacacaaatatatatcacaatgtcaccaggagaccgaggccctgtacaggctcttggtaaatgcattgaggaaatcaatgactggttgtgccacaattttctccagctaaacaaaaacaaaactgaggtaatagtctttggcgccaaagaaaaacgattacaggtcaccagagaacttcaatctatacatctaaaaaccacaaaccaggcgagaaatctgggtgtagtgatggatgcagacctaaacttagagaaacacattaagacaataacaaagtcagcttactatcacctcaagaatatttcaaggataaaagatctgatgtctcaacaggacctggaaaaactagtccatgcattcatctttagtaggcttgattactgtaacagcatctttacaggtctacctaaaaaatcagtcagacaactacagctcattcagaactctgctgctcgagtcctcactaagaccaaaaaagtggaccacatcagtccagctctgaggtctttacactggctgcctgtccgtcagaggatagactttaaagttctgatgctggcctataaagctctgaatggtttaggaccaaaatacatcaatgacctcctgacccagtatgaaccatccagatccctcaggtcatctggatccggtcttttatcagttcccagagtcagaaccagacacggagaagctgcattcagcttttatgctccttatatctggaacaaactcccagaaagcctcagatcagctgaaacactcagtttatttaaatccaggttgaagactcacctgttctcagctgcatttgaataaagcaccaaatccacactttaagcttaaatttcaaaacttacattaactactgattttatctactgttctgatttgatctgttttgattttatatactgttgtttgtttgtttgttaattagttagttagtttatttgcttgttttaatcaattttaaatcatgctttttatttgttcttgtttctaatgtctctgtaaagcactttgaatcaccttgttgttgaattgtgctatacaaataaacttgccttgccttgccttgcctcttACTGTCATATGGGTATTCcatatattaaaacaaatatatacccaaaCCCACGGATGCCAAAAGATCTTTTGGCATCCGTATGCAGTACTGTGagccactcctcatttctttaaactttcctgtcttgtattttctttttcttattttttgttttgttcatgaGCAATACTTCACCAGGCTTTCAAAAAGGAAACCCtaaacattttcagtgggatattttcttggattGTTTGTTAAATCCCTTAACACTGACCTGTCAATCATTTAAACGTGAAAAGGCATTTAAATCAAGAATgagccagtgttgtgtctacacagacaacttagcaaacaACCAATCATAAATTTTATGTTTAAGCACCTTGTTACATGCAGCCTGATTCAGC contains these protein-coding regions:
- the LOC113011801 gene encoding uncharacterized protein LOC113011801 isoform X2 gives rise to the protein MELLKHFKKKLVLVFITALFLFLVFTVKTPSTYNSIPKPSGPQSACSMRISEQTITPLNNTKHLLVSAYMDQRVKDFDIRIIGIFRRDSIQPLHCFFCCTGYLSKTTPATILQHPDNFGFPFVTTDVMCQIPQNCNATHVTLLTTPDKESPSTDQWLPIRNKDTVGQKEENMQFDFTVCISNLFGDYNNVLQFAQTLEMYKLLGVNRVVIYNTSCGPELNRLLQSYSDEGFVEMVPWPIDKHLNPSRGWLHSEHGGDVHYFGQLTTLNECIYRSMERSRYVLLNDIDEIIMPYQHDDLMSLMNTLRNQHPNAGVFLIENHIFPKKHFEPSGRFHLPQWNGVPGINILEHIYREDPARNIYHPHKMIVRPRMVEGTSVHEVIKNFGERYKVPLDVCRIIHVRVALQGSLTLEQLNVDKRLWDFQEKLIPNVDKVLKRVGMLNLT
- the LOC113011801 gene encoding uncharacterized protein LOC113011801 isoform X1, which encodes MISASILTYDNDLVTPRQQNQVEKEQQRRRLRVHLQTHGFKLYFSTGGDKRGTYWPHFSLELGTGFISTAWMELLKHFKKKLVLVFITALFLFLVFTVKTPSTYNSIPKPSGPQSACSMRISEQTITPLNNTKHLLVSAYMDQRVKDFDIRIIGIFRRDSIQPLHCFFCCTGYLSKTTPATILQHPDNFGFPFVTTDVMCQIPQNCNATHVTLLTTPDKESPSTDQWLPIRNKDTVGQKEENMQFDFTVCISNLFGDYNNVLQFAQTLEMYKLLGVNRVVIYNTSCGPELNRLLQSYSDEGFVEMVPWPIDKHLNPSRGWLHSEHGGDVHYFGQLTTLNECIYRSMERSRYVLLNDIDEIIMPYQHDDLMSLMNTLRNQHPNAGVFLIENHIFPKKHFEPSGRFHLPQWNGVPGINILEHIYREDPARNIYHPHKMIVRPRMVEGTSVHEVIKNFGERYKVPLDVCRIIHVRVALQGSLTLEQLNVDKRLWDFQEKLIPNVDKVLKRVGMLNLT